A segment of the Capnocytophaga sp. ARDL2 genome:
TTAGTTGATTACATTCGCTGCAGACACAGTTTCATCTACGATTACTTCTGTTTCTTCTACGATTGTTTTTTCTACTTTTGCAGCTATTCTTTCAGCCTCTGCTTGTGCAGCAGCCAATTTATCTGCTTCTGCTTGTGCAGCTGCTTTTTCTTCTGCTACTTGTTTTCCAAGAACTGGTAATTGATTGTACCATTTTTTGAATTCGTCTTGTTCTACAACCACCACTTTTGCTTGCATGTTGTAGTGCGAACGACCACAAATTTTGTTACACAACAAGATATAATCAAATACATAAGGTTCTAAGCCTTCTTGTCCTTGCTCAACCAATTCAGCACTTCTTTTCTGACGTGCTTTGTTTACTTCGTTTACTTTTTTTACTACAGCGTCTCTTTGTCTCATTTCGTTTGTAGTAATTGTAGGCACCATAACAAATTGTGTTACCATACCTGGCACACAGTTCATCTGTGCTCTAAAGTGAGGGAAGTAAGCAGAGTGCAATACGTCCTGAGAACGGATTTTGAACACTACTTTTTTACCTACTGGCAAATACAATTCTTTCGCCATTCTATCGTCTTGGCTGTTTGGATCTGACATATCTACACCCACAGCGTTTACGCCGTCGATAAAACGCACGTTGGCTTTACCTAAAGTGTTGTCATCACCTGCATAGCGGAAATCCCAACCAAATTGTTTTGCGTACACTTCAACATAGATAACTTCTTCCTCTTCGTCGTAGTGCATAATTTTGTTCCATGCAAACAATCCGTAAAGAATCAATAACGACAAGACAATTACAGGAATGATAGTCCAGATAAACTCCAAACGATCGTTGTCTGCAAAGAATATCGCTTTTTTATCTTTATGTCCTCTGTTTTTGAAAGCGAAATAGTGCAACAAAAACTGAGTAAGGAATTGTACAAAGAAAATAATACCCATCGAAATCCACATCAGATTGTCATAATCTGCACCGTGTTCTGAAGCTGCATCGCTCATCAATGGCATATATCCCCATTTTACAACACTGTAAATAGTGAAAATATAGATAAATGCTAAAAATCCAAACATCAAATATCCGTTGATGTTGTTGTCTTTATCTGTAGCAATTTCTGACGTCCAATCTTTCTTTCCTCCAGTAGATTGCGTAATATCAAAAATCTTAGTCAATTGCCAAATTGCAATTCCTAATAAAGCTACGATTACTAAAATTAATAAACTCGACATAGGTTTATCGTTTAAATATTAATAATGAAAATGTTTACTTTCTTCAATCATTGGATGATTTTTCACCAACAATGGAGCTTTTGCCAATGCTGAGAACGATACAAAGATAAACAATCCTCCGAAGAATAATACTGATCCAAGCTCAGCTACTCCGATAAACCAGTTAGCTCCTACTGTTCCTGGCATAATCATTACGAAGAAATCGATGTAATGTCCTACGATGATACAAACTCCTGCCATGATTACAATCCAAGAAAGGCGTTTGAAATCTGTGTTGATCAACAACAACAATGGCAGGGCAAAGTTTAAAGCTAACATTCCGAAGAACAATAAATTGTATTCTTCAATACGGAAGATGTAGTAAGTTACCTCTTCTGGAATGTTTGAATACCACTGCAACATGAATTGTGAGAACCAAAGATATGTCCAGAAGATTGATAAACCGAACATAAATTTAGCCAAATCGTGAATGTGAGAAGTATTTACAAACTCTAAATATCCGTTGTTTTTCAAATACAAAGTAGTCAAAGCAATGATAGTAATACCTGTTACGAAGAACGAAGCAAATACATACCATCCAAACAATGTTGAATACCAGTGTGTATCGATTGACATAATCCAATCCCATGACATGATCGACTCAGTAACGATAAAGAACACCAAGTATCCCGCTGCCAATTTGAAGTTTTTCTTGTAGAAAGTTACATCTCCAGACTCATCTAAAGCGATAGAGTTTTTACGAGATAAATATCTAAACAAGTTCCACCCTCCTAAGAATGCTACTGCACGGATCAAGAAGAAAGGTACATTTAAGAATCCTTGTTTTCCTTGGATGATTGGGTCGTTTGCTACTACATCAGCATCCATCCAAATGAATAAGTGGTTGATGTGCATAGAACTTGCCAATAACAACAAGAAAAACAAAATAGATCCTGGCAACATA
Coding sequences within it:
- a CDS encoding cytochrome c oxidase subunit II, coding for MSSLLILVIVALLGIAIWQLTKIFDITQSTGGKKDWTSEIATDKDNNINGYLMFGFLAFIYIFTIYSVVKWGYMPLMSDAASEHGADYDNLMWISMGIIFFVQFLTQFLLHYFAFKNRGHKDKKAIFFADNDRLEFIWTIIPVIVLSLLILYGLFAWNKIMHYDEEEEVIYVEVYAKQFGWDFRYAGDDNTLGKANVRFIDGVNAVGVDMSDPNSQDDRMAKELYLPVGKKVVFKIRSQDVLHSAYFPHFRAQMNCVPGMVTQFVMVPTITTNEMRQRDAVVKKVNEVNKARQKRSAELVEQGQEGLEPYVFDYILLCNKICGRSHYNMQAKVVVVEQDEFKKWYNQLPVLGKQVAEEKAAAQAEADKLAAAQAEAERIAAKVEKTIVEETEVIVDETVSAANVIN
- a CDS encoding quinol:cytochrome C oxidoreductase, encoding MYTFSNKLKTFSIVLMVLGLLGIAYGFITTPKTVEQVEQILADQHHGHDDHAHHAMDAAHADPAQFKAEQEAHHKHLEHVLHQLQNKPWAAVYVGAIFFMLISVGVFTFNQIQYAASVGWSPVLFRVMEALSTYMLPGSILFFLLLLASSMHINHLFIWMDADVVANDPIIQGKQGFLNVPFFLIRAVAFLGGWNLFRYLSRKNSIALDESGDVTFYKKNFKLAAGYLVFFIVTESIMSWDWIMSIDTHWYSTLFGWYVFASFFVTGITIIALTTLYLKNNGYLEFVNTSHIHDLAKFMFGLSIFWTYLWFSQFMLQWYSNIPEEVTYYIFRIEEYNLLFFGMLALNFALPLLLLINTDFKRLSWIVIMAGVCIIVGHYIDFFVMIMPGTVGANWFIGVAELGSVLFFGGLFIFVSFSALAKAPLLVKNHPMIEESKHFHY